The DNA segment CATCAAGCCAAACTTCCCATCCAAGTCCCCAAGCTCCTAATGTTGGTGATTCCCAGTTATCTTCTACAAATCTAATATCATGTTTACTTAAATCAAGTCCTAAAAACTCTAAAGATTTTAGGTATAAATCTTGAATATTGTCTGGGCTTGGTTTAATCAAAACTTGAAACTGATAATAAGCTCCAAGTCTGTTTGGATTCTCTCCATATCTTCCATCTGTTGGTCTTCTACTTGGAGCAACATATGCTGTAGACCAAGGAGTTGAATCCAAACTTCTTAAAAGTGTTGCTGGGTGGAAAGTTCCAGCACCTGCAGGTATATCATAGGGTTGAACAATATTACACCCTTGCTCCGCCCAAAACTGTTGTAATTTTAATAGAACTTCCGAAAATGTTACCATCTTATCTAATTCCTAATGCTTTATTTATTTTTTCTTTGTCAAAACCACAAATCCACTGATTCTCTATTAAAACTACAGGGGCACCACTGCAACCATGTTTTTTGCAGTCATTTAAAGCTTTTTTATTTGTGGAAAGATCAACTAAATTGTATCGAATCTTTTTTGCTTTAAAGTATGCTTTAGCCTCGTCGCACCATTTACATTTTGGAAGAGTAAATAGTGCAACTTGCTTCATTATAGTCTTACTTCAATTGTTGCTGAGTCAGTCTCAACAGCTTTTGATTTAACTAATCTATCTTCTTTTAATTTTACTGCTAACTCTTTATCAGTTATAGCTAAAATTTGCATTGCAAGATATGCAGCATTAACTGCACCAGCTTTACCTAAAGCAACAGTTGCTACAGGCATACCTGAAGGCATTTGAACAGTTGAAAGCATAGCATCCATACCATCCATTGCCCCACCTTTCATTGGAACTCCAATTACTGGTTTTGTTGTAGTTGCAGCAAGTGCACCAGCAAGGTGAGCAGCCATTCCAGCAGCAGCAATAAATGCAACTGCACCTTTCTCTTCGGCCTCTTTTACATAATTTTTAGTTCTTTCTGGACTTCTATGAGCTGAAGAGACAATCATTTCGTACTTTACATCAAATTTTTCTAATGTTTCAGCACAATTTTTCATAATTTCATAGTCTGATTTACTTCCCATAATAATTGATACAAAATTCATACATTATCCCTTATTTTAAAAATGGTAGATATTATATCAAAATTTTTCTAACAGTTTTATAATCTCAGAGGCTTTTAATCTGTTCC comes from the Halarcobacter ebronensis genome and includes:
- a CDS encoding glutaredoxin family protein, with protein sequence MKQVALFTLPKCKWCDEAKAYFKAKKIRYNLVDLSTNKKALNDCKKHGCSGAPVVLIENQWICGFDKEKINKALGIR
- the purE gene encoding 5-(carboxyamino)imidazole ribonucleotide mutase, whose translation is MNFVSIIMGSKSDYEIMKNCAETLEKFDVKYEMIVSSAHRSPERTKNYVKEAEEKGAVAFIAAAGMAAHLAGALAATTTKPVIGVPMKGGAMDGMDAMLSTVQMPSGMPVATVALGKAGAVNAAYLAMQILAITDKELAVKLKEDRLVKSKAVETDSATIEVRL